A genomic stretch from Hydrogenobacter sp. includes:
- a CDS encoding NADH-quinone oxidoreductase subunit F, whose protein sequence is MRSYPVTPNIYTETTLDMLLKRAKKPRVHFIDDYLKDGGYQALEKALNMKPEEIVEWVDRSQLRGRGGAGFPTGRKWKFAIQNPPPRYLICNADESEPGTFKDRVLIERDPHLLLEGMIISAYALGANQAFIYIRGEYPAGYYILRDAIEEAKKKGFLGRNIMGSGFDLEIYVARGAGAYICGEESALIESLEGKRGFPRTKPPFPVQYGLFGKPTVVNNVETLCNIPFIIKLGWEEYRYIGPSDYPGPKLFPVSGKVKKPGVYELPMNTTLREVVYKYAGGTINNKKVKAVFSGALDCFSADELDTPMDYSPLGFGGTGTVIVLTEEDDIVKMCLKVAEFYAHESCGQCTPCRVGTYEQANLLERIVEGRATERDWEGFDFVNRFIQPTSICGLGAVAGRLIRQTMKKFPQEWERYRKLVSV, encoded by the coding sequence ATGAGATCTTATCCCGTTACACCTAACATATACACAGAAACCACACTTGATATGCTTCTGAAGAGAGCAAAAAAGCCGAGAGTCCATTTTATAGATGATTATCTCAAAGATGGTGGATATCAAGCTCTTGAAAAGGCTCTCAACATGAAGCCTGAGGAGATAGTAGAGTGGGTAGATAGGAGTCAGTTAAGGGGTCGTGGCGGGGCAGGTTTCCCTACAGGGAGAAAATGGAAGTTCGCTATTCAGAATCCACCTCCCAGATACCTTATATGCAACGCGGACGAATCCGAACCGGGTACCTTTAAAGATAGAGTGCTTATAGAGAGAGACCCACACCTCCTCTTAGAAGGCATGATCATATCAGCTTACGCACTCGGTGCAAATCAAGCCTTCATATACATCAGGGGAGAGTATCCAGCAGGTTACTATATACTCAGAGATGCCATAGAGGAGGCAAAGAAGAAAGGTTTTCTTGGAAGGAACATAATGGGGAGCGGTTTTGATCTTGAGATATACGTAGCAAGGGGTGCAGGTGCATACATATGTGGTGAAGAGAGTGCGCTGATAGAGTCTTTGGAAGGTAAAAGGGGATTTCCTAGGACCAAGCCTCCCTTTCCAGTGCAGTATGGACTTTTTGGGAAACCGACGGTTGTCAATAACGTAGAAACTTTATGTAACATACCCTTTATAATAAAGCTCGGATGGGAGGAGTACAGGTATATAGGACCGAGTGATTACCCGGGACCCAAACTCTTCCCCGTAAGCGGTAAGGTAAAAAAACCCGGAGTTTATGAGCTTCCGATGAATACAACGCTTAGGGAAGTGGTTTATAAATATGCGGGCGGTACAATAAACAACAAGAAGGTAAAGGCGGTATTTTCGGGCGCTCTGGACTGTTTTTCGGCTGATGAGCTGGATACACCTATGGATTACTCACCTTTAGGTTTTGGTGGAACTGGTACAGTAATAGTACTTACCGAAGAAGATGATATAGTCAAGATGTGTCTGAAGGTGGCTGAGTTTTATGCTCACGAAAGCTGTGGGCAGTGTACGCCTTGCAGAGTAGGAACTTACGAACAGGCAAATCTTCTGGAAAGGATAGTAGAAGGCAGAGCAACCGAGAGAGATTGGGAAGGCTTCGATTTCGTAAACAGGTTCATACAACCTACTTCCATATGCGGTCTGGGTGCAGTAGCGGGAAGACTTATAAGACAAACGATGAAAAAGTTTCCACAGGAATGGGAAAGATACAGAAAACTTGTCTCTGTCTGA
- a CDS encoding hydrolase, translating into MNLDRFFLNKEDSLLVIIDIQERLARVMEKRQSVIDNVLHLVEMSKLLSIPIILTEQYPKGLGQTVEEIKTALPEYRPIEKLSFNCCNEREFISAIESYGRKSIILTGMETHICVLQTALGLLKEGYKVHIVSDAVCSRSYENHRAGLEFMRDAGAVITCTETVLFQHLQVAGTEEFKAISKRIK; encoded by the coding sequence ATGAACTTAGATAGGTTTTTCCTGAACAAGGAAGATAGTTTACTTGTGATCATTGACATTCAAGAAAGGCTCGCCAGAGTTATGGAAAAGAGACAGAGCGTAATTGACAATGTACTTCACCTTGTGGAGATGTCTAAGCTACTCTCTATTCCCATAATACTCACAGAACAATACCCGAAAGGACTTGGACAGACCGTTGAGGAAATAAAGACCGCTCTTCCCGAATACAGACCTATAGAGAAGCTAAGTTTCAACTGCTGTAACGAAAGAGAATTTATTTCGGCAATAGAGAGCTACGGCAGGAAAAGTATAATCCTTACTGGTATGGAAACGCACATATGCGTACTTCAAACAGCTTTGGGACTTTTAAAGGAAGGCTATAAGGTGCATATAGTCTCAGATGCGGTATGCTCACGCTCTTATGAAAACCATCGTGCAGGACTTGAGTTCATGAGAGATGCTGGAGCTGTTATAACATGTACAGAAACTGTACTCTTTCAACACCTTCAAGTTGCAGGTACTGAAGAGTTTAAAGCTATATCTAAGCGCATAAAGTGA
- a CDS encoding uracil-DNA glycosylase produces MDRKFLATLRSLEEIGINEIYGFKSKAEEPDKKIMLEDLFKRLSAEKKCILYEGSGGYVFGDGNPDSPVVFVGEAPGEEEDRQKRPFVGKAGRYLNTKLEEVGLKREEVYITNVVKSRPPGNRKPTKEEMMSCLPYLRKEIDIIKPKLLVCLGSTALEGLLGKSLPVTKHRGQLFEYPYNRNIKVFLTYHPAYVLRNPSADKEFTEDMKRIKELLERL; encoded by the coding sequence ATGGATAGAAAATTTCTTGCAACGCTGAGATCCCTTGAAGAGATAGGTATAAACGAGATTTACGGGTTTAAAAGTAAAGCGGAAGAACCTGACAAAAAAATCATGCTTGAGGATCTTTTTAAAAGGTTGAGTGCGGAGAAAAAATGCATCCTTTACGAAGGCAGTGGAGGTTACGTGTTCGGTGACGGAAATCCCGATTCTCCTGTAGTTTTTGTAGGGGAAGCACCTGGTGAGGAAGAAGACAGGCAAAAGAGACCCTTTGTAGGAAAGGCTGGAAGATACTTAAATACAAAGCTTGAAGAGGTTGGACTCAAAAGGGAGGAAGTTTATATAACCAATGTAGTAAAATCAAGACCGCCTGGTAACAGAAAGCCTACTAAGGAAGAGATGATGAGCTGTCTTCCCTATCTGAGAAAGGAGATAGATATAATAAAGCCTAAGCTTTTAGTGTGTTTAGGATCTACAGCCCTTGAGGGTCTCTTGGGGAAGAGCCTTCCAGTAACCAAGCATCGTGGACAACTCTTTGAGTACCCGTATAACAGGAACATAAAGGTTTTTCTCACCTATCATCCCGCTTACGTGCTGAGAAACCCTTCTGCGGACAAGGAATTTACCGAGGACATGAAAAGGATCAAAGAGCTTCTGGAAAGGTTATAA
- the nuoE gene encoding NADH-quinone oxidoreductase subunit NuoE has protein sequence MLEEKLLEKLKDHAAYFPKKEQAILMCLHEVQDYYGKIPEFALEEVSKLLDLPLNHVEDVVSFYDMFDRGEPARHRIRVCTSIVCDLMNKDKLIKALKELLSIDFGEVTKDGRFKLIAVQCLGACSEAPFFMIDEDSYKFENKEKLHEILSRYT, from the coding sequence ATGCTTGAAGAAAAGCTCCTTGAAAAACTCAAGGATCATGCAGCTTACTTTCCCAAAAAAGAGCAAGCTATACTTATGTGCCTGCATGAAGTCCAAGACTACTACGGGAAAATACCTGAGTTTGCTCTTGAGGAAGTGTCTAAGCTTCTTGATCTACCTTTGAACCATGTAGAAGATGTGGTGTCCTTTTACGATATGTTTGACAGAGGGGAACCTGCGAGACACAGAATAAGGGTATGTACAAGTATAGTATGTGACCTTATGAACAAGGATAAACTGATAAAGGCTCTTAAAGAGCTTCTCAGCATAGACTTTGGCGAGGTAACAAAGGATGGGCGCTTTAAACTTATAGCGGTACAGTGCTTGGGTGCATGCTCCGAAGCCCCCTTCTTTATGATAGACGAGGATTCGTATAAGTTTGAAAACAAGGAGAAACTCCATGAGATCTTATCCCGTTACACCTAA
- a CDS encoding M23 family metallopeptidase: MRYKGYKLERRESRKPKGKKFVRLILLLSTLGVILYTINIFVFQKPRVKDLSSLTEIPAHKQVVLKLEPSSGIKQVSVKIFQGQKEVVLYNSAPAKDGTVRLKIIPKQMGLEDGKAQVLISLRYGLIGRRTYSVDANIDTVPPTVNLLSYTEYVPQGGTGAVKVKVKDGAYVYLYVGQDKYPMYPVGNGEFFTLYPVKVDQDPSTPIRVVAFDNAGNISTLDLKTRIGKGIFRVDRIKLSDEFIDKVIMPLIGKHLPPALAFKEVNEVWRKKDVEKLMRIGLGSEGKKLWNGNFLQLPHSKVISTFGDIRYYYYKGEEISTSRHMGYDFASVQESPVPASNDGVIVFTGKLGIYGNAVVIDHGLGLMSLYGHLSRVTVKEGQTVKKGDIIGNTGSTGLALGDHLHFGILVHGIEVNPKEWLDAKWIKTRIERVFSTQ; this comes from the coding sequence ATGAGATATAAAGGGTACAAATTAGAAAGGAGGGAAAGCAGAAAGCCTAAGGGTAAAAAATTTGTGAGACTCATACTTCTTCTGAGTACTTTGGGAGTCATTTTGTATACTATAAACATCTTCGTATTTCAAAAGCCCAGGGTGAAAGATCTAAGCTCCCTTACCGAAATACCTGCGCATAAACAAGTGGTTCTGAAGCTGGAACCATCGTCTGGTATAAAGCAAGTAAGTGTAAAAATCTTTCAGGGGCAAAAGGAAGTTGTTTTGTATAATTCTGCGCCCGCCAAAGATGGTACTGTTCGTCTGAAGATTATTCCCAAACAGATGGGACTTGAAGATGGTAAAGCACAGGTACTTATAAGCTTGAGATACGGTCTAATAGGTAGGAGAACCTACAGTGTGGATGCAAACATTGATACCGTTCCACCCACCGTTAATCTGCTGAGTTACACTGAGTACGTACCTCAAGGCGGAACGGGAGCAGTAAAGGTAAAAGTGAAGGATGGGGCTTACGTATACCTTTATGTAGGGCAGGATAAGTACCCTATGTATCCGGTAGGTAATGGGGAGTTCTTTACACTATACCCTGTTAAAGTTGATCAGGATCCGTCCACACCTATTAGGGTGGTAGCTTTTGATAATGCAGGGAATATTTCCACATTAGATTTAAAAACCAGAATAGGTAAAGGTATTTTTAGAGTGGACAGGATTAAGCTCAGCGATGAGTTTATAGATAAAGTTATAATGCCCTTAATCGGAAAACATTTGCCTCCCGCTTTGGCATTTAAGGAGGTAAATGAAGTGTGGAGGAAAAAGGATGTAGAAAAGCTTATGCGTATAGGTCTGGGAAGTGAAGGAAAAAAGCTTTGGAACGGTAACTTTTTACAGCTTCCTCACAGTAAAGTTATATCCACTTTCGGAGATATAAGGTACTATTACTACAAAGGTGAGGAAATAAGCACAAGCAGACATATGGGATATGACTTTGCATCTGTTCAGGAATCTCCTGTGCCTGCGAGTAACGATGGCGTCATTGTTTTTACGGGAAAGTTGGGTATATACGGAAATGCTGTTGTCATAGATCACGGTTTAGGTCTTATGAGTCTGTATGGTCACCTTTCTCGTGTAACAGTAAAGGAAGGGCAAACTGTAAAGAAGGGTGATATTATAGGAAACACAGGTAGCACAGGTTTAGCTCTCGGTGACCACCTGCACTTTGGCATCCTTGTTCATGGTATTGAGGTAAATCCAAAAGAGTGGCTTGACGCAAAGTGGATAAAGACCAGAATAGAGAGGGTTTTTAGTACACAATGA
- a CDS encoding 50S ribosomal protein L11 methyltransferase: protein MYSLSEEDFYQFLADYSEGVEVIKREGKMVFFATYKELKDQEPLKVEKLSVKSPEGILKSVKVGNFLVVPPRMKILIINPGMAFGTGLHPTTQLSLMLIEEFFKKGWSAIDVGCGSGILALALKKCLASEVLAIDVDEKAIKECKKNAKVNRLKIKCFQATPKDIKDSFDFLTANLELDIFKSEMKHLLPLFKRRAVFSGIYGKDELDEFLDMLEGLRVTKIRKLKGWYGVVVEQ, encoded by the coding sequence ATGTACTCACTATCTGAGGAGGATTTTTACCAATTCTTAGCTGATTATTCTGAGGGTGTTGAGGTTATCAAAAGGGAAGGCAAGATGGTGTTTTTTGCCACATACAAAGAGTTAAAAGATCAAGAACCTTTGAAGGTTGAAAAGCTTTCAGTAAAATCTCCAGAAGGTATATTAAAATCCGTCAAAGTGGGAAATTTTCTGGTTGTGCCTCCACGAATGAAGATACTCATTATAAATCCCGGTATGGCTTTCGGTACAGGACTCCATCCTACAACGCAGTTAAGTCTTATGCTTATAGAGGAGTTTTTCAAAAAGGGATGGAGCGCTATAGACGTGGGTTGTGGAAGTGGTATCCTTGCCTTAGCTCTTAAAAAGTGTTTGGCAAGCGAGGTTTTAGCGATAGATGTAGATGAAAAAGCCATAAAAGAGTGCAAAAAAAATGCGAAAGTCAACAGATTGAAGATAAAGTGTTTCCAGGCAACACCAAAAGACATAAAAGATAGTTTTGACTTCCTCACCGCAAATTTGGAGCTGGATATTTTCAAAAGTGAAATGAAACACCTTTTACCTCTTTTTAAAAGGCGAGCTGTATTTTCGGGTATATACGGAAAGGATGAACTTGATGAATTTCTGGATATGCTTGAAGGTCTTCGAGTTACTAAAATAAGAAAGTTAAAGGGTTGGTACGGAGTGGTGGTGGAGCAATGA
- a CDS encoding 2Fe-2S iron-sulfur cluster-binding protein translates to MEKKVKIVIDGREIEAQEGKTLLEVALKEGVSIPYFCYHPKLRIIGACRMCIVYNEKTGRLITSCNTKVEDGMIISTQHELVKSNQKYLLQAFMTRHPLDCPICDKAGECDLQNYGAIFGPQRQIVPVSALEKERHYTDWESDFLEYYTNRCVVCYRCTRVCDDINGARALYVEERGFHANIVPTVRPIDTSSCEMCGLCVHVCPVGAIISKPFKYWTRSWLLKKEKTVCNVCPVGCEVQVEYGIGDWRSKKKVYRTKPTDDLNICAKAFFGYDVLNKNRLLKPYIYEREETTGNAVNFLSHLFRTKGEETALVLSSYLTNEILANLKEIALRSGCFVSSPLTADFYTFLEGYGDYTPMYIREIEGANHYILVGDDITSTAPVLSYYIKGKVYKYGRTYKDAKFNPKYLKDLEELWDVVDKGSVLVINTTGMGKEGTDIGTLIRKLSQERNCKVLLLHKDTNYLGIYKTFEKDMLSHLGSIMEGVKRGSIKNLIVFGEDLLDYYEMEELEEIFKGLENLIVFSPFADGLSEIANVKIPMCLYGEVEGNYYTIMGVRKSKRFLPWAFKEEDFYKDILENMPKEKRGVKVLKGYNPHTKRNVHLYRSNWITQRSENLTRLYEKNAYLETSRYPA, encoded by the coding sequence ATGGAAAAAAAGGTGAAGATAGTCATAGATGGAAGAGAGATAGAGGCTCAAGAAGGTAAAACTTTGCTTGAGGTAGCCCTTAAGGAAGGTGTTAGTATTCCATACTTTTGTTATCATCCCAAACTTAGAATCATAGGTGCGTGCAGGATGTGCATAGTTTATAACGAAAAAACGGGAAGACTCATAACTTCCTGTAACACAAAAGTTGAAGATGGTATGATCATATCCACACAGCACGAGCTTGTCAAAAGTAATCAAAAGTATTTACTTCAAGCTTTTATGACGAGACATCCTCTTGATTGCCCCATATGTGACAAAGCTGGTGAGTGTGACCTTCAAAATTATGGCGCTATCTTCGGACCTCAAAGGCAGATCGTTCCAGTTTCTGCCCTTGAAAAAGAGAGGCATTATACAGACTGGGAGAGCGATTTTCTTGAGTACTACACAAATAGGTGCGTTGTGTGTTATAGATGCACGAGGGTGTGCGATGATATAAATGGAGCGCGCGCCCTCTACGTTGAAGAGAGGGGTTTTCACGCTAATATAGTGCCTACTGTGAGACCTATAGACACATCCTCGTGTGAGATGTGCGGTTTGTGTGTGCATGTGTGTCCGGTGGGAGCTATAATTTCTAAACCTTTCAAGTACTGGACAAGAAGCTGGCTGCTCAAAAAGGAAAAAACCGTATGTAACGTGTGTCCCGTAGGATGCGAAGTTCAGGTGGAGTACGGTATAGGTGACTGGCGATCCAAGAAGAAAGTTTACAGAACTAAGCCTACAGATGATCTCAATATATGTGCAAAAGCTTTCTTCGGCTATGACGTTTTAAACAAAAACAGACTTTTAAAGCCATACATATACGAAAGGGAAGAAACAACGGGGAACGCCGTAAACTTCCTGTCCCATCTTTTTAGAACTAAAGGGGAAGAAACCGCTTTAGTGCTTTCTTCATACCTTACAAACGAGATCCTCGCTAACCTGAAAGAAATAGCTTTAAGGAGCGGTTGTTTTGTTAGTTCACCGCTGACTGCTGACTTTTACACCTTTTTGGAAGGCTATGGTGATTATACACCTATGTACATACGAGAAATAGAAGGTGCAAACCATTACATACTTGTAGGAGACGATATTACTTCCACTGCCCCAGTTTTATCTTACTACATAAAGGGAAAGGTGTACAAGTATGGCAGGACTTACAAAGATGCCAAATTTAACCCTAAATATCTGAAAGATCTTGAGGAATTGTGGGATGTGGTTGATAAAGGTAGCGTGCTTGTAATAAACACTACAGGTATGGGAAAGGAAGGTACAGACATAGGCACTCTGATAAGAAAACTCTCTCAAGAGAGAAATTGTAAAGTACTTTTACTTCACAAGGATACAAACTACTTGGGTATATACAAAACCTTTGAAAAGGATATGCTTTCCCATCTGGGTAGTATTATGGAGGGGGTCAAAAGGGGTAGTATAAAGAACCTCATTGTGTTTGGTGAGGATCTCCTTGACTACTACGAAATGGAGGAACTTGAAGAGATCTTTAAAGGGCTTGAGAATCTTATAGTCTTCTCTCCTTTTGCCGATGGGCTTTCGGAAATTGCGAACGTAAAAATTCCTATGTGTCTTTATGGTGAGGTGGAAGGTAATTATTATACGATTATGGGTGTACGAAAGTCAAAAAGATTTCTCCCTTGGGCTTTTAAAGAGGAAGATTTTTATAAGGATATACTTGAGAACATGCCAAAAGAGAAAAGAGGGGTTAAAGTGTTAAAAGGGTATAATCCCCACACGAAGCGCAACGTTCACCTATACAGAAGTAACTGGATAACACAAAGGAGCGAAAATCTCACAAGGCTTTACGAAAAGAACGCTTATTTAGAGACGAGCAGATATCCCGCTTAA
- the ahcY gene encoding adenosylhomocysteinase: protein MEYHVKDLSLAQEGKSRIEWAEKDMPVLRSIRESFSREKPLKGIRISACLHVTTETANLVITLKEGGAEVYLTASNPLSTQDDVASALVKYYQVPVFAIKGEDTETYYTHLHQVIKEEPHIVIDDGADLISTLHKDYPELSMKVLGGMEETTTGVIRLKAMARQGVLKFPIIAVNDAYTKHMFDNRYGTGQSTIDAIMRATNRLIAGSNFVVAGYGWCGKGVAQRAKGMGATVIVTEVDPIKALEAKMDGFLVMPMMEAAKLGDFFVTVTGNTSVIREEHFKVMKDGAIISNAGHFNVEIDILALEKMSVKKREIRKFVEEYELLDGRRIYLLAQGRLVNLASAEGHPASVMDMSFANQALSARYILENHDKLQKNVYKVPDHIDRQIAELKLRSMGVHIDSLTQEQVTYLSSWEVGT, encoded by the coding sequence ATGGAATACCACGTTAAAGATCTCTCTCTCGCACAGGAAGGCAAAAGTAGGATAGAGTGGGCAGAAAAAGATATGCCTGTTCTCAGGAGCATAAGGGAAAGCTTCTCAAGGGAAAAACCGTTAAAGGGTATTAGGATCTCAGCCTGTCTTCACGTCACTACAGAAACAGCCAACTTGGTAATTACCCTTAAGGAAGGTGGCGCTGAGGTATATCTGACAGCTTCTAATCCACTTTCCACACAAGATGATGTAGCATCGGCGCTCGTAAAGTATTATCAAGTACCAGTCTTTGCCATAAAGGGTGAGGACACGGAAACTTATTACACGCATCTCCACCAAGTCATAAAAGAAGAACCTCACATAGTTATAGATGACGGCGCTGACCTCATATCTACCCTTCACAAAGATTATCCTGAGCTTTCTATGAAGGTGCTTGGTGGTATGGAAGAAACTACCACAGGTGTAATAAGGCTCAAGGCTATGGCAAGACAGGGAGTTCTGAAATTTCCCATTATAGCTGTAAACGATGCGTATACAAAGCATATGTTTGACAACAGGTATGGGACAGGACAATCTACCATTGACGCTATCATGAGAGCTACCAACAGGCTCATAGCTGGTTCCAACTTTGTAGTTGCTGGCTACGGATGGTGCGGTAAAGGTGTAGCTCAAAGAGCAAAAGGTATGGGTGCTACGGTGATAGTCACCGAAGTAGATCCTATAAAAGCGCTTGAGGCAAAAATGGACGGCTTTTTGGTAATGCCCATGATGGAGGCAGCAAAGTTAGGAGATTTCTTTGTTACTGTGACGGGTAACACATCAGTCATAAGGGAAGAACATTTCAAAGTTATGAAAGATGGTGCTATCATTTCTAATGCGGGGCACTTTAACGTAGAAATAGACATACTCGCCCTTGAGAAGATGAGCGTAAAAAAGAGGGAAATAAGGAAATTCGTAGAGGAGTATGAACTTTTAGACGGAAGGAGGATTTACCTTTTGGCTCAAGGAAGACTTGTAAACCTCGCAAGTGCGGAAGGTCATCCTGCATCGGTTATGGATATGTCTTTTGCCAATCAGGCGCTTTCAGCAAGGTATATACTTGAAAATCATGACAAACTGCAAAAGAATGTGTATAAAGTACCGGATCATATAGATAGACAGATAGCTGAGTTAAAACTTAGAAGTATGGGCGTTCATATAGATAGCCTTACTCAAGAGCAGGTCACATATCTATCCTCGTGGGAGGTTGGCACATGA